One Nonomuraea angiospora DNA segment encodes these proteins:
- a CDS encoding sensor histidine kinase gives MAAGDHWTHGTGKRAPYILSALFACADLLLLWSTVEAARTGLWPWAYCVPPVLMAALWPFLHWERGAGAGRRALSVVFLLTALIGLGIGNGLTGLPLMAVTIVHAVCVFGFGGGVTLSALMTATAIWAHLLAGRELARAVTEAVVVGVFAGWALLTARILLGARRRASETERLLGELTEAHAELRRYAARVRELTVAEERARMSREMHDSVGHYLTVMNLGLENARRFRQTRPDEAWEEVAQVQRLTMEALADTRRWVRALKPLALEGRAGPAAMEELARSFGGTGIEVAFRAHGTRFALAEEAELALYRVLQEGLTNAVRHSGARRVEVVLRADGDQVELTVTDDGRGADGDPLEAGRGLAGLRHRVLALGGRLSAESGPAGGFTLRAEVPVKVEVDA, from the coding sequence GTGGCGGCAGGCGATCACTGGACGCACGGCACAGGGAAGAGGGCCCCGTACATCCTGAGCGCCTTGTTCGCCTGCGCGGACCTGCTGCTGCTCTGGAGCACGGTGGAGGCGGCACGCACGGGGCTCTGGCCGTGGGCGTACTGCGTGCCGCCTGTGCTGATGGCGGCGCTCTGGCCGTTCCTGCACTGGGAGCGCGGGGCCGGAGCCGGACGCCGGGCGCTCAGCGTGGTGTTCCTGCTGACCGCGCTGATCGGGCTCGGGATCGGCAACGGGCTGACCGGCCTGCCGCTGATGGCGGTCACGATCGTGCACGCGGTGTGCGTGTTCGGCTTCGGCGGCGGGGTCACGCTCAGCGCCTTGATGACGGCGACCGCGATTTGGGCTCACCTGCTGGCCGGACGGGAGCTCGCGCGGGCTGTGACGGAGGCGGTCGTGGTGGGGGTGTTCGCGGGCTGGGCGCTGTTGACGGCGCGCATCCTGCTGGGGGCGCGGCGGCGTGCCTCCGAGACCGAACGCCTGCTCGGCGAGCTCACCGAGGCCCACGCCGAGCTGCGCCGGTACGCCGCCAGGGTGCGCGAGCTGACCGTGGCCGAAGAGCGCGCCCGCATGTCCAGGGAGATGCACGACTCCGTCGGCCACTACCTGACCGTGATGAACCTGGGCCTGGAGAACGCCCGCCGTTTCCGCCAGACGCGGCCCGACGAGGCGTGGGAGGAGGTGGCGCAGGTGCAACGGCTGACCATGGAAGCGCTGGCCGACACCCGGCGCTGGGTGCGCGCACTCAAGCCGCTGGCCCTCGAAGGGCGGGCCGGGCCCGCGGCCATGGAGGAGCTGGCCAGGTCATTCGGCGGGACGGGCATCGAGGTCGCGTTCCGTGCGCACGGGACCCGGTTCGCGCTGGCGGAGGAGGCGGAGCTGGCGCTCTACCGGGTGCTGCAGGAAGGGCTCACGAACGCCGTGCGACACTCAGGGGCCAGGCGCGTGGAGGTCGTGCTGCGCGCCGACGGAGATCAGGTCGAGCTGACCGTGACCGACGACGGGCGGGGCGCCGACGGGGACCCGCTGGAGGCCGGGCGCGGGCTCGCGGGCCTGCGTCACCGCGTTCTGGCCCTGGGCGGCAGGCTCAGCGCGGAGTCCGGCCCGGCCGGGGGGTTCACGCTGCGGGCAGAGGTACCGGTCAAGGTGGAGGTGGATGCTTGA
- a CDS encoding SRPBCC domain-containing protein yields the protein MISDAIERVVVLRHPIERVWAALTSAEGLSRWFGSAAEIDLRPGGRAFFRWDDLDQESVATIAVVDPPHRFAFRWAIEGLPGYGTPQTLVDFTLEPVPDGTRLRLVESGFAQAADDAARSAHKANSQGWDTELVDLETYLDAAA from the coding sequence ATGATTTCGGACGCGATCGAACGTGTGGTGGTACTGCGACACCCCATCGAGCGGGTGTGGGCCGCGCTGACCTCCGCCGAAGGGCTCTCGCGGTGGTTCGGCTCGGCAGCGGAGATAGATCTGCGGCCCGGCGGGCGAGCGTTCTTCCGTTGGGACGACCTCGACCAGGAATCCGTCGCCACGATCGCCGTGGTCGATCCACCACACCGTTTCGCGTTCCGGTGGGCCATCGAGGGCCTGCCGGGGTACGGCACACCCCAGACGCTCGTGGACTTCACCCTGGAGCCGGTGCCGGACGGCACTCGGCTACGCCTCGTGGAGAGCGGGTTCGCCCAGGCCGCCGACGATGCGGCCCGATCCGCTCACAAGGCCAACAGCCAAGGATGGGACACGGAGCTCGTCGACCTGGAGACCTACCTCGATGCGGCCGCCTGA
- a CDS encoding carotenoid oxygenase family protein: MQNAAEDRRNRYFEGHFAPVKEEVTVYDLPVTDRLPADLSGRYLRMGPNPLGVEDPATHFYAFGAGMVHGVRIRDGRAEWYRNRWVRSTEVADALDRLRRGEEPPAFLPPSPNVHVIGHAGRTLALVEAGGLPHELGYELDTIGACPMAATPEGSSANAHSKVDPRTGDLHSLAYAIGRPFAQYIVTDPAGTVTRVTDIPLSGETPFLHDFALSENYVIVFDIPLTFSMTAMLFRWDPGHQARVGVLPRTGGDIRWLPVESFYVSHILNAYDDGSTITVDLIRSEGPVDVADPGAISPTLDRWTIDPASGRVDQRRIDDRAQDFPRVNDAFASRPHRYGYSAVSPMYGVPFTPDGPHPDEAFTNALVKHDLRRGTTEVHGFARDAAVGEAAFVANPSGRGEEDDGYLMSYVADPERGASDLVILSAQDFTGAPVARIHLPVRVPLGFHGNWIPDA, encoded by the coding sequence ATGCAGAACGCCGCCGAAGACCGGCGCAACCGCTACTTCGAAGGCCACTTCGCCCCTGTCAAGGAGGAGGTCACCGTCTACGACCTGCCCGTGACCGACCGTCTGCCCGCAGACCTGTCGGGCCGCTACCTCCGGATGGGGCCCAACCCGCTGGGCGTGGAAGATCCCGCCACCCACTTCTACGCCTTCGGCGCCGGCATGGTGCACGGCGTCCGTATCCGGGACGGCCGCGCCGAGTGGTACCGCAACCGCTGGGTCCGCTCGACAGAGGTCGCCGACGCCCTGGACCGGCTGCGGCGCGGGGAGGAGCCGCCCGCGTTCCTGCCTCCGTCCCCGAACGTCCACGTGATCGGCCACGCCGGCCGCACGCTCGCCCTCGTCGAGGCCGGCGGGCTCCCTCACGAGCTCGGCTACGAGCTGGACACGATCGGAGCGTGCCCGATGGCCGCCACGCCCGAGGGCTCCAGCGCCAACGCGCACTCCAAGGTGGACCCGCGCACCGGCGACCTGCACTCCCTCGCCTATGCGATCGGACGGCCGTTCGCGCAGTACATCGTCACCGACCCCGCCGGCACGGTCACCCGTGTGACGGACATCCCGCTGTCCGGTGAGACCCCATTCCTGCACGACTTCGCGCTGTCGGAGAACTACGTCATCGTGTTCGACATCCCGCTGACGTTCAGCATGACAGCGATGCTGTTCCGGTGGGATCCCGGGCACCAGGCGCGCGTCGGCGTGCTACCCAGGACGGGCGGTGACATCCGCTGGCTGCCGGTCGAGTCCTTCTATGTCAGCCACATACTCAACGCCTACGACGACGGCTCCACGATCACGGTCGACCTGATCAGGTCCGAGGGGCCGGTCGACGTCGCCGATCCGGGCGCGATCTCGCCCACGCTCGACCGCTGGACCATCGATCCGGCGAGCGGCAGGGTGGACCAGCGCCGCATCGACGACCGGGCTCAGGACTTCCCCCGAGTGAACGACGCGTTCGCCTCGCGCCCGCACCGCTACGGCTACTCCGCGGTGAGCCCGATGTACGGCGTGCCGTTCACACCCGACGGCCCGCACCCCGACGAGGCGTTCACCAACGCACTCGTCAAACACGACCTGCGGCGTGGCACGACGGAGGTGCACGGTTTCGCACGCGACGCCGCCGTCGGGGAAGCGGCGTTCGTCGCCAACCCGTCCGGCCGCGGCGAGGAGGACGACGGCTACCTGATGTCCTACGTCGCCGATCCCGAGCGGGGCGCCTCCGACCTGGTGATCCTTTCGGCCCAGGACTTCACAGGAGCGCCCGTGGCCCGCATCCACCTGCCCGTGCGCGTCCCGCTGGGCTTCCACGGAAACTGGATCCCCGACGCCTGA
- a CDS encoding OmpA family protein: MPRRMLALTAVLTLATTGCGVLPKKEAAPSPAITAPTSSAPATSAPPATPTASDQDTRPALAETRSTMTENLKVEVIGLNRVEGKHLIAQIRLSNTGTDKHLSWPGEMGDRTRPLGEIRWASGIGVLDAQARTWLLPYQPAGFPCLCSDRDRDGLGRFIDPGQSITVYAVLPAPSGNPATTTVVTPVGPPMLNVPISDEAPPGDFPDPDAEPVTPVTRRLILPSESLDKSEETADDGKELQVNLSSDVLFAVDKATLTTQAKSIMARTAELIDSSPATEVTVAGHADSSGNDAINDPLSLRRAQAVQRALSALVPRDGIRFQAKGYGSRRPLYDNDSDEGKRRNRRVTVTFPKPQPTVQAPVATTAPGATGLTGTTRADGQPIAMEVSGLRRLPGGLGLLTYKITNQGSAETWFRDLHHTQDWEAYKYQAASNVRVTDVAARRQYLPGRLEVPTDNGVDSYCACTDVSGVRLSTEKFAPGQTREFWNLFALPDTADTLKVKIGPFRDLQVPIQ, from the coding sequence ATGCCTCGCCGGATGCTGGCCCTGACCGCCGTACTCACGCTGGCCACGACCGGGTGCGGGGTGCTGCCGAAGAAGGAAGCCGCGCCCTCGCCCGCCATCACCGCGCCGACGTCGAGTGCCCCCGCCACCAGCGCTCCGCCCGCCACCCCCACGGCATCGGATCAAGACACCCGACCGGCCCTGGCCGAAACCCGCAGCACCATGACCGAGAACCTCAAGGTCGAGGTCATCGGCCTCAACCGTGTCGAGGGCAAACACCTCATCGCCCAGATCCGCCTGTCCAACACCGGCACCGACAAGCACCTGTCCTGGCCCGGCGAGATGGGCGACCGCACCCGCCCCCTCGGCGAGATCAGGTGGGCCTCCGGCATCGGCGTCCTCGACGCGCAGGCCCGCACCTGGCTCCTGCCGTACCAACCCGCCGGCTTCCCCTGCCTGTGCAGCGACCGGGACCGCGACGGCCTCGGCCGCTTCATCGACCCCGGCCAGTCGATCACCGTCTACGCGGTGCTGCCCGCACCGTCGGGCAACCCTGCGACGACCACCGTCGTCACCCCCGTGGGCCCGCCGATGCTCAACGTGCCCATCAGCGACGAAGCCCCGCCCGGCGACTTCCCCGACCCCGATGCCGAACCCGTCACCCCGGTCACCCGCCGCCTCATCCTCCCCTCCGAATCCCTGGACAAATCAGAGGAAACCGCCGACGACGGCAAGGAGTTGCAGGTCAACCTCTCCTCCGACGTGCTGTTCGCGGTGGACAAGGCCACCCTCACCACCCAAGCCAAGTCGATCATGGCCCGGACGGCCGAACTCATCGACTCCTCCCCCGCCACAGAGGTGACGGTGGCGGGCCACGCCGACTCCTCCGGCAACGACGCCATCAACGACCCACTGTCGCTGCGCCGCGCCCAGGCGGTACAGCGCGCCCTGTCGGCACTGGTGCCCAGGGACGGCATCCGCTTCCAGGCCAAGGGGTACGGCTCGCGCCGCCCGCTGTACGACAACGACAGCGATGAGGGCAAACGCCGCAACCGCCGCGTCACGGTCACCTTCCCCAAACCTCAGCCCACTGTCCAGGCGCCGGTGGCCACGACCGCTCCCGGCGCGACCGGCCTGACCGGCACCACCAGGGCCGACGGCCAGCCCATCGCCATGGAAGTCTCGGGTCTGCGCCGACTGCCCGGCGGCCTCGGCCTGCTCACCTACAAGATCACCAATCAGGGATCGGCCGAGACCTGGTTCAGGGACCTTCACCACACCCAGGACTGGGAGGCGTACAAGTATCAGGCCGCAAGCAACGTCCGCGTGACCGACGTCGCCGCCCGCCGCCAGTACCTGCCCGGCCGCCTGGAAGTCCCCACCGACAACGGCGTGGACTCCTACTGCGCGTGCACGGACGTCTCCGGCGTCCGCCTCAGCACCGAGAAGTTCGCACCGGGCCAGACCCGCGAGTTCTGGAACCTCTTCGCCCTGCCCGACACCGCCGACACCCTCAAGGTCAAGATCGGCCCGTTCCGCGACCTCCAGGTCCCCATCCAGTAA
- a CDS encoding ArsR/SmtB family transcription factor has translation MFAALTDPTRRALLEELARAGPATVTDLARRLPVSRQAIAKHLGQLAEAGLISSGEPAGRRHPYRLEPAAIHTAQVWLAMLAHRWDDRLAALERALDTTDMNQGVPQE, from the coding sequence GTGTTCGCGGCACTCACCGATCCGACGCGGCGGGCGCTGCTGGAGGAGCTCGCCCGGGCGGGTCCCGCAACCGTCACCGACCTGGCGCGGCGGTTGCCGGTCAGCCGCCAGGCGATCGCCAAGCACCTCGGCCAGCTCGCCGAAGCGGGCCTGATCAGTTCCGGCGAACCCGCCGGCCGTCGCCATCCCTACCGGCTGGAACCGGCCGCCATTCACACAGCCCAGGTGTGGCTGGCCATGCTCGCCCACAGGTGGGATGACCGGCTGGCCGCGTTGGAACGCGCACTGGACACCACTGACATGAACCAAGGAGTCCCGCAAGAATGA
- a CDS encoding VOC family protein yields MSEPEFTAGLNIAMKIPKAQYEATVAFYRDTLGFDVKEDDVSYAPTVSRTHSVRFGPNTLWLDCVDNYSRPDLWLQLHTDDLDAATRKLAGIGIHPCDEVEPLENLDSRTHWIKNPAGVVHLLAESSRS; encoded by the coding sequence ATGAGCGAGCCTGAATTCACGGCCGGCCTGAACATCGCCATGAAGATCCCCAAGGCGCAGTACGAGGCCACTGTGGCTTTCTACCGCGACACTCTGGGCTTCGACGTCAAAGAGGACGACGTCTCCTACGCTCCGACCGTCTCGAGAACCCATTCGGTGCGGTTCGGCCCCAATACGCTGTGGCTCGACTGCGTCGACAACTACAGCCGGCCCGACCTGTGGCTGCAACTCCACACCGACGACCTGGACGCAGCGACGAGGAAGCTGGCCGGCATCGGCATCCACCCGTGTGACGAGGTGGAGCCCCTGGAGAACCTCGATTCCAGAACCCACTGGATCAAGAACCCGGCCGGTGTCGTACATCTGCTCGCGGAGTCCAGCCGATCCTGA
- a CDS encoding NBR1-Ig-like domain-containing protein, translating to MASRLGAAASKSSLASAAQGRKFPTWETTWEYVRVLAVDRLGGDPEKTRQEWRDLWERARADSSPAGMGTVDGTQDEAPPFDAGTDPALPPRPAQRSRLLFYVVAAATMAVAGAVFFTLATKVLRNNPPPSEPMMSPAPVDNSEFVADVTYPDGSKVRPGSSFKKVWRIHNTGTVAWEGRFLARVNKSPCRSQEKVAIPSTAPGQTVDIAVRVKAPDRPGSCHIYWKMTDAQGRVLFPLKRGVFLDVQVGPS from the coding sequence ATGGCCTCCCGGCTCGGTGCGGCGGCCTCGAAGTCGTCCCTGGCCAGCGCCGCACAAGGACGCAAGTTTCCAACGTGGGAGACAACCTGGGAGTACGTCCGGGTCCTGGCGGTCGACCGCCTGGGCGGCGACCCGGAGAAGACCCGGCAGGAGTGGCGGGACCTCTGGGAGCGTGCCAGGGCGGACAGTTCCCCTGCCGGCATGGGCACCGTCGACGGGACGCAGGACGAGGCGCCGCCGTTTGACGCGGGGACGGATCCGGCTCTCCCACCCCGGCCTGCGCAGCGCAGCCGTCTCCTCTTCTACGTGGTGGCCGCGGCCACGATGGCGGTGGCTGGAGCGGTGTTCTTCACGCTGGCCACGAAGGTGCTCCGAAACAATCCTCCACCCTCAGAGCCGATGATGAGCCCGGCTCCCGTGGACAACTCCGAATTCGTGGCCGACGTCACATACCCGGACGGTTCGAAAGTGCGGCCGGGCTCTTCCTTCAAGAAGGTATGGAGAATTCACAACACAGGAACGGTCGCCTGGGAGGGCCGGTTTCTGGCACGTGTCAACAAGTCACCGTGCCGGTCGCAGGAAAAGGTGGCCATACCTTCGACGGCGCCCGGCCAGACCGTGGACATCGCGGTGCGGGTGAAGGCGCCGGATAGGCCTGGGAGCTGCCACATCTACTGGAAGATGACCGATGCGCAGGGTCGAGTGCTGTTCCCGCTCAAACGCGGGGTGTTCCTCGACGTCCAAGTGGGCCCGTCCTGA
- a CDS encoding CPBP family intramembrane glutamic endopeptidase: MTAARSVRDTHPLLAVLLAQLIYAAGVVAGIALAALLTRPFAEAAPSGPLIAVVTLLQTVAGHAPIFLLLWAWLRFYERRPFASLGLPWGRTAWRWHAAGFGLGAAFIAGWLALQYAMGNLRIEDTFAGSAAGVSALYLLPMFYLSRIGMIAIEEILYRGWLLRTGTARWGTTAGVAVSSAAFALFHFVGPLMLITPLHRFHWVLALNLVLWSVLAALLTLTSGNLWAAMAFHATPLWLASQVFVVNDGRPQVLAMVLLSQPKASPLMGEAALAGPFTGLPTTLLLALLCAGALAVHLRRRLPVPAGPAGGR, translated from the coding sequence ATGACAGCCGCACGTTCCGTTCGTGACACTCATCCCCTGCTCGCCGTCTTGCTGGCACAACTCATCTATGCCGCGGGCGTCGTCGCCGGCATCGCGCTCGCTGCGCTGCTGACCCGGCCGTTCGCGGAGGCGGCGCCGTCGGGGCCGCTGATCGCCGTGGTCACGCTCCTTCAGACGGTGGCGGGCCACGCGCCGATCTTCCTCCTGCTGTGGGCGTGGCTGCGCTTCTACGAGCGCCGCCCGTTCGCCTCGCTCGGCCTGCCATGGGGCCGGACCGCATGGCGGTGGCACGCGGCGGGCTTCGGGCTGGGCGCGGCATTCATCGCGGGCTGGCTGGCTCTGCAGTACGCCATGGGGAACCTGCGGATCGAGGACACGTTCGCCGGTTCGGCCGCAGGAGTGTCCGCCCTGTACCTGCTGCCGATGTTCTACCTGTCCAGGATCGGCATGATCGCCATCGAGGAGATCCTGTACCGGGGCTGGCTGCTGCGCACCGGCACGGCACGCTGGGGCACGACGGCCGGCGTCGCCGTCTCGTCGGCGGCGTTCGCGCTCTTCCACTTCGTCGGGCCGCTGATGCTGATCACGCCGCTGCATCGGTTCCACTGGGTGCTGGCGCTCAACCTGGTGCTCTGGTCGGTGCTGGCGGCGCTGCTGACGCTCACGTCGGGCAACCTGTGGGCGGCGATGGCCTTCCACGCCACCCCGCTCTGGCTGGCGAGCCAGGTCTTTGTGGTGAACGACGGGCGCCCGCAGGTGCTCGCCATGGTGCTGCTGAGCCAGCCGAAGGCGAGCCCGCTGATGGGCGAGGCCGCGCTCGCGGGCCCGTTCACTGGGCTGCCGACGACGCTGCTGCTCGCCCTGCTGTGCGCCGGTGCGCTCGCCGTCCACCTGAGGCGCCGCCTGCCCGTCCCGGCCGGTCCTGCTGGGGGCAGATGA
- a CDS encoding transposase: MAATSMLARAAAGVPALGGEGSHVEALSELSEFREVLHGCLTARPDERFELVDAVVCADGPVRTLVGLALVPEHRRGHGALHDAINHGRIEIGRLRRALAALPLPRTAGGRIVLAADVSPWLRPDAPTSPDRLFCHTYGRGRNAEPRHGYGIVQEVDRLSGGRVQLKIGSLYGVLDRLAAEGLVELDREEVQQGRLRRYYRLTDSGARALHEDATRLADTAGVAITRLRARAAGGAA; the protein is encoded by the coding sequence ATGGCCGCGACTTCCATGCTGGCACGCGCGGCAGCCGGTGTCCCAGCGCTTGGCGGGGAAGGCTCTCACGTTGAGGCGCTGAGCGAGCTGTCGGAGTTTCGCGAGGTCCTGCACGGCTGCCTGACGGCCCGGCCAGATGAACGGTTCGAGCTGGTCGACGCGGTGGTATGCGCCGACGGGCCGGTACGGACGCTGGTCGGGCTGGCGTTGGTGCCCGAGCATCGGCGCGGGCACGGCGCGCTGCATGACGCGATCAACCACGGACGGATCGAGATCGGCAGACTGCGGCGGGCATTGGCCGCCCTGCCGCTGCCCCGCACGGCCGGTGGCCGGATCGTGCTGGCCGCCGATGTGTCCCCGTGGCTGCGCCCGGATGCCCCCACCAGCCCGGACCGGCTGTTCTGCCACACCTACGGCCGCGGGCGGAACGCCGAGCCGCGCCACGGCTACGGCATCGTCCAGGAGGTCGACCGGCTCTCCGGAGGGCGGGTGCAGCTCAAGATCGGCTCCCTGTACGGCGTCCTCGACCGGCTGGCCGCGGAAGGGCTGGTCGAACTCGACCGCGAGGAGGTCCAGCAGGGGCGACTGCGCCGCTACTACCGGCTGACCGACTCCGGCGCGCGCGCCCTCCACGAGGACGCCACCCGACTCGCCGACACCGCCGGCGTGGCGATCACCCGCCTGCGAGCCAGGGCCGCCGGAGGCGCCGCGTGA
- a CDS encoding response regulator: protein MNVRVLIVDDQVLMREGLRKLLEMEDGIEIAGEAADGLAALDLLASMAPGALPDVALVDARMPRMDGIELIRRLDVPSIILTTFDDDDYIFGGLRAGARGYLLKDTPPNELVAAIGKAARGEMVLGGVAAERVVAELHRAPAAPGPMAELSEREHEVAVLVGDGATNREIARRLFITEGTTKNHISSILRKLGLRDRTQLAIHVSKHRVQ, encoded by the coding sequence TTGAACGTGCGGGTGCTCATCGTGGACGACCAGGTCCTGATGCGCGAGGGACTGCGCAAGCTGCTGGAGATGGAGGACGGCATCGAGATCGCAGGGGAGGCCGCCGACGGGCTGGCCGCGCTCGACCTGCTCGCCTCGATGGCGCCGGGAGCGTTGCCCGACGTGGCGCTCGTGGACGCCAGGATGCCGCGAATGGACGGGATCGAGCTGATCCGGCGGCTGGACGTCCCGTCGATCATCCTGACCACGTTCGACGACGACGACTACATCTTTGGCGGGCTGCGCGCGGGGGCCAGGGGTTACCTGCTCAAGGACACACCGCCGAACGAGCTGGTCGCCGCCATCGGGAAGGCGGCGCGGGGCGAGATGGTGCTCGGCGGGGTCGCGGCCGAGCGGGTGGTGGCCGAGCTGCACAGGGCGCCGGCCGCGCCGGGCCCCATGGCGGAGCTGTCGGAACGCGAGCACGAGGTGGCGGTGCTCGTGGGCGACGGCGCTACGAACAGGGAGATCGCCAGGCGGCTGTTCATCACCGAGGGCACGACCAAGAACCACATCTCCAGCATTCTGCGCAAGCTCGGCCTGCGCGACCGCACGCAGCTCGCCATCCACGTGTCGAAGCACCGCGTGCAATGA
- a CDS encoding imine reductase family protein gives MSRGQAALLDSVGTAPEAFAPPAARWLHEMAGFLPELAREAGSAAYADGVSTVDLNRAGIDSLIQLSRASDIATDVHEPLKALLYRRSAGGHGRDELLQRFSSC, from the coding sequence GTGTCGCGGGGCCAAGCGGCACTGCTCGACTCGGTGGGTACCGCCCCTGAGGCGTTCGCCCCGCCGGCGGCCCGATGGCTCCACGAGATGGCCGGGTTCCTGCCCGAACTTGCGCGCGAGGCGGGATCAGCGGCGTATGCGGATGGGGTCTCCACGGTCGACCTGAACCGGGCCGGGATTGACAGCCTCATCCAGCTCAGCAGAGCCAGCGATATTGCCACCGACGTCCATGAACCGCTGAAGGCCCTGCTCTACAGGCGGTCAGCCGGCGGCCACGGGCGGGATGAGCTTCTCCAGCGTTTTTCGAGCTGCTGA
- a CDS encoding GntR family transcriptional regulator, which translates to MDRPGAAPPYLRIVSEIKRRIEAGELRAGDRVPSTRQVAEQWGVALATAAKALNTLRQEGVVVAISRVGTVVAESAPGSLPPPRVPSAPQRKERKRPASATVHDGKRERMVRTAIAIADAQGFDAVSIRSVATALGIPTMSLYGHVRGKEELAALMADAAFGELELPATPPAGWRARLELAARLQWRLYLRHPWLPRLVSLTHPQPMPNMLRYGDWGMGVVRELGIEPDAGRLVWWAVSNYVRGTATNLEPQAESERHTGLSTGEWYSAHLPRFRAGLPSSALPAHVAPATFDLTGFFESGLQLLLDGVAVLIGRQRLS; encoded by the coding sequence ATGGACCGGCCCGGCGCTGCGCCGCCGTACCTGCGGATCGTCAGTGAGATCAAGCGGCGCATCGAGGCCGGCGAGCTGCGTGCCGGCGACCGCGTTCCCTCCACCAGGCAGGTCGCCGAGCAGTGGGGGGTGGCCCTCGCGACCGCAGCCAAGGCGCTGAACACGCTGCGGCAGGAGGGAGTGGTGGTGGCCATCTCCCGCGTCGGCACCGTCGTGGCGGAGTCCGCGCCCGGCTCGCTCCCGCCTCCTCGCGTGCCGAGCGCCCCGCAACGGAAGGAAAGGAAACGGCCCGCTTCTGCGACCGTCCACGACGGCAAGCGGGAGCGGATGGTCCGTACGGCGATCGCCATCGCGGACGCCCAGGGGTTCGACGCGGTGTCCATCCGCAGCGTCGCGACCGCGCTCGGCATCCCCACCATGTCGCTGTACGGGCACGTGCGCGGCAAGGAGGAGTTGGCCGCGCTCATGGCCGACGCCGCGTTCGGCGAGCTGGAGCTTCCGGCGACGCCCCCGGCGGGCTGGCGGGCGCGGCTGGAACTCGCGGCCCGTCTGCAGTGGCGACTCTACCTGCGGCATCCCTGGCTGCCCCGGCTCGTCTCGCTCACCCACCCGCAGCCCATGCCCAACATGCTCAGATACGGGGACTGGGGGATGGGCGTCGTGCGCGAGCTGGGGATCGAGCCGGATGCCGGCAGGCTCGTGTGGTGGGCGGTGTCCAACTACGTCCGGGGGACGGCCACGAACCTGGAGCCGCAGGCCGAATCGGAGCGGCATACGGGCCTGTCCACTGGGGAGTGGTATTCGGCCCACCTGCCGAGGTTCCGTGCCGGCCTGCCCTCCAGCGCTCTCCCCGCGCACGTGGCGCCCGCGACCTTCGACCTGACCGGGTTCTTCGAGAGCGGCCTGCAGCTCCTGCTGGACGGGGTCGCCGTGCTGATCGGCCGGCAGCGCCTGTCGTAG